From the genome of Methanoregula boonei 6A8:
GGGCGGCATCAGCGGCAAAAACCATAAAAAAAGAGACCGATAAGGCTACAAAGAGCATAGGCAAGGCGGTCTCGAAAACCACAAAAGACGTAAAAAAAGCGGTAAAAAAGGCCACCGGGAAGGAGAATGACCTCTGATATGATCTCCCCCGCGCGTAGTAAACAAGGGCCGCGGCCGGGACAGGGGGCGTAGACCGTGGCTGATGTCACCGATGCTGCAGCCGCTGCGGTGAGCGGTGTCCCGGACATGGTGTATGTCGGGATCTTCATTATCCTTGGGCTTCTCGTGGTGTACCTTATCATCCGTGAGATCCGGATCATGCGGACCACCAACCGCTCTATCGAGCTCGAACTCGAACGTGACAAGCTCAAGCTCCTCCAGCAGCACGAGGCCCAAAAGAGCTTCCCGTTCACCCGCTTCTCCCCCGAGCAGACGGCCGCGATCCGGCAGGTGGAAGATGAGACCCAGGCTCTTGGGAACGACAACTATGCAAAGGAAAACCTCCTCGAAAAACGGTTGAGCCGGCTTGAAAATATCGCGAAATCAAAGAAACTCGACAACCTGCTCCATAACGTGGGCGAGCAGGAGAAGAAGGTGAAATAAACATGTCGTTTATCAGCCAGGATGCCGAAATAAACCCGACCGGGAGCTCTTTTTTGGACCGGTTCGCCGAGATCCCCGGAGCGATCGAATCCCGGATCCCGACGTTCGACAGATCGCTTGACGCCTATTTCGACCAGCACTTTGCGGCCATCATCGAGGAATGGGGGCTTGTCACCGAGGGAGACCTTCAGGGTCTCGAAGCCCGGCTCGCCCGGGTGACCGATGAGATCAGCAGCCTGTATGCGGGCAGAGCAGCACTTGAATCCCGGGTACAGCGGCTTGATAACCTGATCACCTCACTGGAGCGATCGAAATGATTGGCATGGATTCATACCTGAATGCCTACGTGGACCGAAGGATGAAACTGATCGTGGACGAGTGGGACCTTTCCACCCGGGAGGATCTCGGGGAATTTACCGGAAGGCTTGCGGCGCTCGAACAGGAGATCCCCCGGCTCAAAGCTTTTGAGAAGACCTCCTCGGATAAGCTTGCCGAACTCGAAAAGAGGGCGGCAAAACTCAAAGGAGGTGCATAAGATGGACCTCTTTACCTTCATCCTCCTTGTCCTTGTCCTCTGTGCCGTTCTCTTCCTCGTGTTTTATTATTTCCGGGGGGCAAAAGGCAACATCTCCCTCACCCGCCCGGTAGAGAGCCGGGTGGACGAGTACCTTGACCGCCGGTTCCAGAGCATGGTAGAAGAGTGGCAGCTTGTTACCCGTTCCCGCCTCGGGCAGTTCCAGGACCGGCGTGTCCCGGAGATCGAGCAGAACGAGGCACGCATCGCCGAGCTGAAGAGCTACGAAACAGGGATGCAGACAACGCTTACCTCGCTGGAGGCGCGCCTTGACGTTCTGGAAAAAGAACTGGCCGGCAAAGGAAACGCCAAAAAATAAGGGAGCTGCGGAGCGTCTCCGCGAGCTCAAAAAAGAGATCACGGTGATGCGCAAGCAGGGGGAGCCCCCGGTAAAGGACCCCCACAGCTTTGCGCAGTTCACCTGCGATCTCTGCAACACCGCCCATCCGATAGCCGAGCTCAGGCAGTGCGTGCTCTGCGGGAGATGGGCCTGTAACGCGTGCTGGAAGGACGAGTACTATACCTGCCGGTCCTGCGCCGGCCTCATCAAAATCCACCAGCTCAAAGGGGAGTAAACCCATTTTTTAGCCGGATTGCCGGTAACGGGTGCCGGCCTGCCCCAAGCCATTTATCGGACCCGGCTCAACAGATCCGGTACTTATGCTCCTCCCGTTCAATATTATCGATGTGGTACTCCATTTTGACAAGTACCTCCCGGTTATCCTCCAGCAGTACGGCCTGTGGACCTACGTGGTTCTGTTCCTGATCCTCTTTTTAGAGACCGGTATCGTAATCGCTCCTTTCCTGCCGGGCGATTCCATGCTTTTTGTTGCAGGGGCGCTTGCCGGCACCGGCCTTTTGGACATCCGCATCCTGCTTGCCACCTTGGTTATCGCGTGTGTACTCGGGGACACAGTCAACTACTGGATCGGGTATACTTTCGAGATGAAGGTGCTGGAATGGAGATACTCGCTGGTCAAAAAGGAGCACCTCGAAGAGACCCACCGGTATTTCGAGAAGTACGGCGGTTTTACTATCGTCATTGCCCGGTTCATGCCCTTTATCCGGACCTTTGCCCCGTTTCTTGCCGGTGTCGGGAAGATGCGGTACTCGTGGTTTGTCGGGTACAATATCCTTGGCGGGGTGCTCTGGGCTTCCCTGTTCCTGCTTACCGGCTATTTCGTGGGGAATCTCCCGATAGTCCAGGCAAACTTTGGGCTCATCACGTACGCAATCATTGCGATCTCGCTTGTAGCGCTCGTTTCAGTTTTTGCAAAGATTTACCTGACGATGAAAAAGGAAAAAGGGAGCGGGAAGGCATAAGGCGATTGGGTCTCATTCCCCGGTGACAACACGGATCGGCATCCGCGCAATCTTTTTGTAGATCGCGGCGGTCTCTTTCTGGGTCCAGCGGTCGAACACAAGCGACTGGAACGGCTGCCAGATCACCACCCAGCACATGATCACGAGAACATTCTCGGCCACTTCGACAAACGGGTTGCCTTTGAACTGGGAGCAGATCGCGATCCCGATAAAGGAGGGAGCACAGACCGCAGCCGTAAGCCGGCACTCCCGCAGGCCCACCCGGACCGTAAGAGCGGTACTCTCTGCCATCTCGTCTGCCCGGCGCAGGAAGTGCTCCCTTATGGCAGAGACGATTGCCTCGCCCTGTCCCGGTGCCGGATCCGGCACCCGGATTTCAATCTGCCCGCAGAGCCGGGTACGCCATCCCCGTGAAGCAGAAAGGACCGTGCGGAAGATCCGGTCTTCCGCCTTTTCGGAGAGATCCCGGTGTGCTCCCGGCGACGGGTCGTCGCTGTCGTAGATCTGGGCAACGGACTTGAAAGTGACCGTGCCGGTCCGTAGCGTTGTGGTGTCGTGTGCCATACAAAAGATCCCGGTATTTCCGGGTTCTCTGTTGGTGCACGGCCAGCATAAAATATCCCGGTTACCGGATCTTTTTTCCGGTAGCGATCTCCCCCGGAAACATTCTTGCGCATGCTGCACCGAATACTACCATCATGAGACCTCCCGGCACCGGTGAGTTTGGCGAGACCGCGGTGCCGGTTTTGGCCGGGCCGGAGGCAGCGCTGTACAATGACCTCTGCACATGGCGGGAGCAGCTTGCCCGGAGCATTGCCCGTACTCATATCGGGATGCGGAGCAGCAGGATTGGGCAGGCTGCAAATCAGGTGCTCTTCTCGCTTCTTGCCCTTGCCATTGCGGAGGACCGGCACCTTGTCGATCCCGGGACAGTATGGACAATCGCGGAGACTGGTGACGGGGAATCATGTTTACCGGAGATTCTTTCAACCTTCGGAGATCTGTGGGCCGGCACAGATGGCACTGCGGGGACCGGCCGGAATCCGGAAGGAATTCCCGTAATTGATGATGCCCTGATCAGGGAGATCGCTGGCCGGCTTACGGGTGCGGACCGGCCCTACGATCTTTCGCAGATCCCGCTTGCATCCGTTGCCGCGATCCTCGACC
Proteins encoded in this window:
- a CDS encoding VTT domain-containing protein; the encoded protein is MLLPFNIIDVVLHFDKYLPVILQQYGLWTYVVLFLILFLETGIVIAPFLPGDSMLFVAGALAGTGLLDIRILLATLVIACVLGDTVNYWIGYTFEMKVLEWRYSLVKKEHLEETHRYFEKYGGFTIVIARFMPFIRTFAPFLAGVGKMRYSWFVGYNILGGVLWASLFLLTGYFVGNLPIVQANFGLITYAIIAISLVALVSVFAKIYLTMKKEKGSGKA